CAACTCTTTCTTTCCAACAAAAACAAAAGGATTTTTAATTAAAGCCAACGTAAGCATAATATCGGTCATAGAGGTATGATTGGCCACTATCATGTAACTTTTGCCTTTAATGAGCTTCTGTTCGCGTTTTACGGTATAAAAGAAACCCATTCCGAAAAGGATAAATTTAGCCCAAATGCGGGCCATTTTAAAGAAATATGGATATCCTTTCTCAGAAAGGATAGAAACGACCAGAAAAGGCAACATAATGAGTATCGGAATCGCCATTAAGACGTAAAACCAAATTCGCCAAAGAATCCAAAAAGCAATTTTAAATATTTTCATAGCTTCAAATGTAAGAAAACAGAAGTGAAATTTATAAAGATTTTTACTTTCCTCAGTTTATTGTTTTTTAACGCAGAGCGCGCAAAGGGTTTTCGCAAAGTAAAGAAGTTATTTGTTTGAGAGATTGCTTTGCAACAAGTTCGCAAAGCTTTATTTATAAATTATTTACAACTCTTCTAATACCATTTTTTAAAAGACTTTCACTGAAATTTATAAGAAGGCCGAGTTTAAAATTTCCTAACTTCAAATAGGTTAATGTTTGTGCCAAATGGTTAACAGTAAGTGATTCTACACTTTTTATCTCTATTAGAAATTTGTTTTCAACAAGCAAATCAATGCGGTACCCACAATCAAGTTTAACTTCTTCAAAAACTAATGGCAAAGATTTCTCTTTCTCAACAAGAAGTCCTCGCTGTTTAATTTTATAAAATAAACATTCTTTATACACATTCTCTAATAAACCCGGTCCCAATTTTTTATGAATTTCAATAGCTAACCCAATTACAATATTTGATATTTCGTTTTCTGTCATAATCTAAAAAAATCAAAATTATAAATATTTTCTTATAATTTAATTAAAGGGTTTTAATTTAAGACCACTTTACAGAAGATAAAGCTTAGCGAACTTATTGCAAGGCAATCTCTAGGAAATAAAACTTGTTTCCTTTGCGAAAATCCTTTGCGCGCTCTGCGTTAAAATGACCCGCAAAAACACAAAACATTGCGATAAACCTTTGCACACTTTGCGGTTAAAAAAAACATCACGACATTTGCAGTTAAGAAAAAATCTAGAATGGCAAAAATACTTACTGGTGTTCAAAGTACAGGAACACCGCATTTAGGAAATTTATTAGGAGCAATTATT
The Flavobacterium humidisoli DNA segment above includes these coding regions:
- a CDS encoding GxxExxY protein: MTENEISNIVIGLAIEIHKKLGPGLLENVYKECLFYKIKQRGLLVEKEKSLPLVFEEVKLDCGYRIDLLVENKFLIEIKSVESLTVNHLAQTLTYLKLGNFKLGLLINFSESLLKNGIRRVVNNL